TGCCTTGAGGTATGTTTGCACCCTGCAATAGCGGAATAAACTCCTTCGTGTCACTGCGGTTCGCTGCTGTCGTTATCACCTTTTGAACAATGCCTTGAACATTGGCCGGACAATGCTTTTTGTATCCGTAGTGATAACGCTTTTGTTTGTAAACCCAACGGGCTTCTTCATCCGTCCCTTTACGCTGACGGACAACCTGTTTTTGATAATCCTCCTCTGCCTCTTTTTCCTCCTCGCTCCGATTGTCTTCTCTGTCGTCTGCGACTTCAATCGTAATGCTTCCGTTGGGTTTATGCGGCGTCTCCACAAGGCTTGCATCGACAAGCACCCCTTCCCTTACCGAAATGTGATGGCGGGAAAGTTGTTTGTTAAACTACGCCAATAGTTTGTCCATGAGACCCAACTCTGTCAGTGCCGAACGAAATCGACTGATGGTGCTGTGGTCGGGAGATACCTCTTCCATCTTCAGCCCCAAGAATCGGAAAAAGGTGATTGAATCATTGATGCGCTCCTCCAGAGCACAATCACTGAGGTTGTACCATGTCTCCAAAAGCAACATCTTGAATAAGAGAATCACGTCATAAGCCGGGGCACCGATGGCATTTTGTCGCTTCGTGTATTTCTTGTTGATCAGCGTCCTGATCGGACGCCAATCGATAAGCGTGTCAACCTGATTGAGGAAGTCGTTTTGTGCTTTGCGATAACGCTTTGAAAGGAGTGCGTCTGCAAATGTTACATGCTCATCGGTATTCTTGGATTGGTATGCCATGGGAGGAATATTATGCTGTTTTTACTACTCAAATATACAAAATAACTCCCTATTATACAATGAATTAACAAACAAAATACACACCAATCGCCGTGCAAAGGTCTCATAAAGAGGAATATACACTCTCCTGCGACAAGCAAATTTTTTCCCGTACGGCAAAATTTTCTTGCAGTGCAGGCCGGTTACAGTTTCACAGCCATGGAACTATAGTTTCTCGACTGTGAAACTTCCATCGGCATATAGTCGATGGTTATGTACTACCCGGAGGATTCAGTCGCTCTTGACCATGGTGCTCTGCAGTTCGTACATGTACACCATCGCATCGTAGCGGATCAGATCGGATGAAAATCCGGCCCGGACAAAGCTGTCACGGATATAGTCCTGCTCTTGGATGGTGATGTAGCGTTCCTTGCGGTAGATACGATAGTAAGTGGTCTTGCCGAAATAGGTGAGGAGACGATGCTTGAGCGACTGCACGGCGTGGTGCGGCAGTTCGTCATAGAGGTGCGTGATACCATGGGCGAATAGCACGGGGGTATTGTCGGCAAAGGCTTTGCACCCTTGTTCCGAAGTGGGGATAAGGGGATTGATCACCATTATGTTCTGAAGGCCTCGTGCCAATACTCCGTCGTAGGCCGAGGCACGAAGGCACTGCTCTCGCTTGGGGCAGTCGGTACGCGGTGCACAAACAGCAAATTCGTATGGGAAGTCGGCGTATATGCAGAGTCTTTCTTTTGTTTCGGACATAATTCTTGTATTTATCGGGTAAATGAAATGGATCGATCCTGACCGAGTACACGGAGAAGTCCGTGCGTAAGGATACGAAGATCTTCCGGCGATATGATGAAGGGTGGCTCCAGATAGCAGAGACGACCGAAGGGGCGTACCCAGATTCCCTCTCGGATGAATCGCTGCTGCAGCGTGGCCATATCCACGGGCCGCTTCATCTCCACTACGCCGATGGCTCCGAGGACACGTACTTCGGCCACACCATCGAACGAAATGGCCGGTGACAACTCTTCGCGCAGCTGTGCCTCGATGGCTCTGACTCGTTCCTGCCAAGGGCTTTCGAGCAGAAGGCGGATGCTTTCGGCCGCTACGGCACACGCCAACGGATTGCCCATGAACGTGGGGCCGTGCATGAAGCAGCCGGCTTCGCCCGAACATATCGTCCGGGCTATCGCTTCGGTTGTGATCGTAGCCGAGAGGGTCATATAGCCGCCGGTCAATGACTTGCCAAGACACAGAATATCCGGCACCGTGGCAGCGTGCCGGAGCGCAAACAGTTCGCCCGTGCGGCCGAATCCGGTGGCTATTTCATCGAATATCAGCAGTACGCCGGC
This genomic stretch from Porphyromonas gingivalis ATCC 33277 harbors:
- a CDS encoding DUF6078 family protein, which encodes MSETKERLCIYADFPYEFAVCAPRTDCPKREQCLRASAYDGVLARGLQNIMVINPLIPTSEQGCKAFADNTPVLFAHGITHLYDELPHHAVQSLKHRLLTYFGKTTYYRIYRKERYITIQEQDYIRDSFVRAGFSSDLIRYDAMVYMYELQSTMVKSD